A genomic segment from Tuwongella immobilis encodes:
- the rlmN gene encoding 23S rRNA (adenine(2503)-C(2))-methyltransferase RlmN, giving the protein MTPSPLSIPVVASESTPVKRAWLDQSDESLRAWFAERGEKPMRIRQVRQWLFQQRAESFAGMTDLPQKLREQLDAEFTIFGSVIDRHMIATDGTQKLVLRWQDGRRIECVMIPEGERRTACISTQVGCAMGCVFCASGLNGVERNLTRGEILEELIRIRNVTAPGERLTNVVVMGMGEPMANLDNLLAALDTAGRKDGLDLGARHVTISTVGLPVKMRRLAEHGKAYHLAVSLHAPNDELRSQIVPTNQHTGIEPILAAADAYFEQTGRQVTYEYVVLGGINDQPIHATQLANLLRGRKAYVNLIPFNAVEGLPYRDPKPRDLRHLIDTLRSAGVAVNIRKRKGADIDAACGQLRRKVEAEAQANAAQATADARAALATN; this is encoded by the coding sequence ATGACGCCATCGCCGCTCTCCATCCCGGTTGTTGCCTCGGAATCCACCCCCGTGAAGCGGGCCTGGTTGGATCAATCCGATGAATCGCTCCGCGCCTGGTTCGCCGAACGCGGCGAAAAGCCCATGCGCATCCGCCAAGTTCGCCAGTGGTTGTTCCAACAACGAGCCGAATCATTTGCCGGCATGACCGATTTGCCGCAGAAACTCCGCGAGCAACTCGACGCCGAATTCACCATATTCGGCAGCGTCATCGATCGCCACATGATCGCCACCGATGGCACGCAAAAGCTGGTGCTGCGCTGGCAAGATGGCCGCCGCATTGAGTGCGTGATGATTCCCGAAGGCGAGCGCCGCACAGCCTGCATCAGCACGCAAGTCGGCTGCGCGATGGGCTGTGTCTTTTGTGCCAGCGGGCTCAACGGCGTGGAACGCAACCTAACCCGAGGCGAAATTCTCGAAGAACTCATCCGCATCCGCAACGTCACCGCCCCTGGCGAACGACTCACCAACGTCGTCGTCATGGGCATGGGCGAACCGATGGCCAACCTGGATAACCTGCTGGCCGCACTCGATACCGCCGGGCGGAAAGATGGCCTGGATCTGGGCGCTCGGCATGTGACAATCTCCACGGTGGGGCTGCCGGTGAAGATGCGTCGGCTGGCGGAACACGGCAAAGCCTATCATTTAGCCGTGTCGCTGCATGCGCCCAATGACGAATTGCGATCGCAAATCGTTCCCACCAATCAACATACGGGAATTGAGCCGATTTTGGCGGCCGCCGATGCGTACTTCGAACAAACCGGCCGACAAGTGACCTATGAATATGTCGTGCTCGGTGGCATCAACGATCAGCCGATCCACGCGACGCAGTTGGCCAATCTGCTGCGAGGCCGCAAAGCGTATGTGAATCTGATTCCGTTCAACGCGGTGGAAGGGCTGCCGTATCGCGATCCGAAACCGCGTGATCTTCGGCATCTGATTGACACCTTGCGTTCCGCGGGGGTTGCGGTCAATATTCGCAAACGAAAGGGGGCGGACATCGACGCCGCCTGTGGTCAACTGCGCCGGAAAGTGGAAGCCGAGGCCCAAGCGAACGCCGCCCAAGCCACGGCCGATGCCCGCGCGGCGCTCGCCACCAACTAA
- a CDS encoding anti-sigma factor family protein has translation MTMNPTDSPTPDSDDPANPSAKDANPIIPSQPPSEEEVAADPMGELVAYLDGEVDAKTRQEVEATLQRDATARDEASKLKRTWDLLDYLPKTEASPDFTQRTISKLLPVPTAEKPPRGPDRPSTGSLPTPAMTPMPGPTAPLTPSAALATAPPATSSPAMPPQSGGTGWIRSVAMLLLVGVSSYFISSWVRTPSGNSDSGITAPNPDWLPLPDLRIIENLPRYWGVEDLEFAKALEQSELFAEDE, from the coding sequence ATGACCATGAATCCAACAGACTCGCCGACCCCAGATTCGGATGATCCCGCGAATCCCTCCGCGAAGGATGCCAACCCGATCATCCCATCGCAACCCCCTTCTGAAGAAGAGGTTGCGGCAGATCCCATGGGGGAATTGGTCGCCTATCTGGATGGCGAAGTCGATGCCAAGACGCGCCAAGAGGTGGAGGCGACCCTGCAACGCGATGCCACCGCCCGCGATGAGGCCAGCAAGCTCAAGCGGACATGGGATCTTCTCGACTATTTGCCCAAAACGGAAGCATCGCCGGACTTTACGCAACGAACGATTAGCAAATTGCTGCCAGTTCCGACTGCGGAGAAACCGCCGCGTGGCCCGGATCGCCCCTCCACGGGGAGTCTGCCGACGCCCGCAATGACGCCGATGCCCGGCCCAACGGCCCCGCTCACGCCCAGCGCAGCACTGGCGACGGCCCCACCGGCGACGAGCAGCCCTGCAATGCCCCCGCAATCGGGTGGGACGGGGTGGATTCGGTCGGTGGCGATGCTACTTTTGGTCGGCGTAAGTTCTTATTTCATCAGTAGTTGGGTACGCACACCGTCGGGAAATTCCGATTCAGGCATCACTGCCCCCAATCCCGACTGGTTACCATTGCCCGATCTGCGAATCATCGAAAACCTGCCCCGATATTGGGGTGTCGAGGATTTGGAATTTGCGAAAGCATTGGAGCAATCCGAACTCTTCGCGGAGGATGAATAA
- a CDS encoding RNA polymerase sigma factor: MAIGQTSAQMALRDPDIRLMLRVRDDDASAFAELVERFQHRLVSVLTHLLGTSEEAEDLAQEVFLRIYRIRKKYRPKAKFSTWLFTIANNLASNSRRDRYRRQMVQLPPQDSGPLGPRPEEQLLHDRQHQPSQALAAQELAIIVRQAIDALNDRQRTAVILNKFEEMPYAEIGEVMGLTTKAVKSLLSRARCRLKELLEPYICMDGEAFGLADGDDDLNEPAEEPIDPAEDES; encoded by the coding sequence ATGGCGATTGGTCAGACCAGCGCACAAATGGCGCTCCGCGACCCCGACATTCGCTTGATGCTGCGCGTCCGCGACGACGATGCCTCGGCATTTGCGGAATTGGTCGAACGCTTTCAACATCGTTTGGTTTCGGTGCTGACCCACCTGCTGGGAACTTCCGAAGAAGCCGAAGATTTGGCCCAAGAAGTCTTTCTGCGGATTTATCGCATCCGCAAAAAATATCGCCCCAAGGCGAAATTCTCCACCTGGCTGTTCACCATCGCCAACAATCTCGCATCCAATTCCCGTCGGGACCGTTACCGGCGACAAATGGTGCAACTGCCGCCGCAAGACTCCGGCCCGCTCGGCCCACGTCCCGAAGAACAACTGCTGCATGATCGCCAACATCAACCATCGCAAGCATTGGCGGCACAAGAACTTGCGATTATTGTGCGGCAGGCCATTGATGCGCTCAACGACCGCCAACGCACCGCGGTCATTCTGAATAAATTCGAAGAAATGCCGTATGCCGAAATTGGCGAGGTCATGGGATTAACCACCAAAGCGGTCAAATCGCTGCTCAGCCGAGCGCGATGCCGACTGAAGGAACTCCTGGAACCGTACATTTGCATGGATGGCGAAGCGTTTGGGCTGGCGGATGGCGACGATGATCTGAATGAGCCTGCTGAGGAACCGATCGATCCGGCGGAGGATGAGTCATGA
- a CDS encoding DUF1553 domain-containing protein, with the protein MRRLLTFCGVLFGCLLSLPLHAAELAIVPPKVTLTGPTAQQQLLAVEQDATAVALADRTATVTWTSSDPGIVRVDASGMLTPVRDGIAQITAQFEGRRTQIPVTVEQSTTPQRWSFTQHVQPILTRLGCNSGACHGALAGKGGLKLSLRGYDSESDHFVITRQAQSRRINGLEPAKSLLLLKGARRIPHGGGTRLEAESREDRILTEWIAQGAPAARPNEATVAKLDVFPKAMRGKPGDKFRVIVQARMSDGHTEDVTGWVRFGSSEDQVATVDEDGQVTVAGNGEAAITVVYGSFVATVPMVSPFPNAIAADVFRNAERRNAIDPLILTKLQELNLPPSPPCDDATFIRRVFLDVAGILPTPSEVQQFLADSRPDKRAKLIDALLERPEYVDYWTYKWCDLLLVSTRKLQPPAMWAYYRKVRSSVEANQPWDRFARDILTATGSNLEQGGGNFYLLHTDVAELTESMAVTFLGMSITCARCHNHPLERWTQDQYWSLANLFSRVTMKNGQQPGEVHLSAADSGDVLHPRLNRAMPPTPLDGKPLPLNAESDRRAYFVDWLTAKDNPYFAKAIVNRVWRAMMGRGLVEAEDDLRETNPPSNPALFQALSADFVASQFDVKQLIRTIANSAAYQRSSIPLPGNAADDRFYSRYLVRRLSAEVTLDAFAAVTNVPTPFTHVYNGVENQLAATGNYPLGLRALQLPDSRVASPFLETFGRPLREQTCSCEREADSSVGQALHLNNNQSLNQKLRAPNSRLNRWLADNRPPAEIVRELFAWTLHRAPTERERREFEAELTAATTPQARREALEDLTWAILTSKEFLFNH; encoded by the coding sequence ATGCGTCGTCTGCTGACATTCTGCGGGGTGCTGTTCGGTTGCTTGCTGTCGTTGCCGCTGCATGCGGCGGAACTGGCGATTGTGCCGCCGAAAGTCACCCTGACCGGGCCAACTGCACAGCAACAACTACTCGCCGTCGAACAGGATGCGACCGCAGTCGCGTTGGCCGATCGCACCGCAACCGTCACCTGGACCAGTTCCGATCCCGGCATCGTTCGGGTGGACGCCTCCGGCATGCTGACGCCGGTGCGTGATGGAATTGCCCAGATTACCGCACAATTCGAAGGCCGACGCACACAAATTCCAGTCACCGTTGAGCAATCGACCACGCCCCAGCGTTGGAGTTTCACGCAGCATGTGCAGCCGATTTTGACGCGACTGGGCTGCAACTCGGGGGCGTGTCACGGGGCGCTGGCTGGAAAAGGCGGGCTGAAATTATCTCTGCGGGGGTATGATTCGGAATCCGATCATTTCGTCATCACCCGGCAAGCACAATCCCGACGCATCAACGGGTTGGAGCCGGCCAAAAGTTTGCTCCTGCTCAAAGGTGCACGCCGAATCCCGCACGGTGGCGGAACCCGACTCGAAGCCGAGAGCCGCGAAGACCGCATCCTCACCGAATGGATCGCCCAAGGTGCCCCCGCCGCTCGCCCCAACGAGGCCACCGTCGCCAAATTGGACGTATTCCCCAAGGCGATGCGTGGCAAACCTGGCGACAAATTCCGCGTCATCGTTCAAGCACGGATGAGCGATGGGCATACCGAGGATGTCACCGGCTGGGTCCGCTTTGGCTCCAGCGAAGACCAAGTCGCCACCGTCGATGAAGACGGGCAAGTCACCGTCGCCGGGAATGGAGAAGCAGCCATCACCGTGGTTTACGGCAGTTTTGTGGCCACGGTGCCGATGGTCTCGCCGTTCCCGAATGCGATTGCGGCAGACGTGTTTCGCAATGCGGAACGTCGCAATGCCATCGACCCGCTGATTCTGACCAAATTGCAGGAATTGAACCTGCCCCCCTCGCCGCCGTGCGATGACGCCACGTTCATTCGCCGCGTATTTCTCGATGTCGCAGGGATTCTGCCGACTCCCAGCGAAGTGCAGCAGTTTCTCGCCGATTCCCGCCCCGACAAGCGCGCCAAGCTAATCGATGCCCTGCTGGAACGACCCGAATACGTCGATTATTGGACGTACAAATGGTGCGATCTGCTGCTGGTGTCCACCCGCAAATTGCAGCCGCCCGCGATGTGGGCATATTACCGCAAAGTTCGTTCCAGCGTGGAAGCGAATCAACCCTGGGACCGCTTTGCCCGCGACATTCTCACCGCCACCGGAAGCAATTTGGAACAAGGTGGTGGGAACTTCTATCTGCTGCATACCGATGTCGCCGAACTCACCGAATCGATGGCGGTCACCTTCTTGGGGATGTCGATCACCTGTGCCCGCTGTCACAATCATCCGCTGGAACGCTGGACGCAGGATCAATATTGGAGCCTGGCCAATTTGTTCTCACGGGTGACGATGAAAAATGGCCAGCAACCTGGAGAGGTGCATCTGAGCGCAGCGGATTCCGGGGATGTGCTGCACCCGCGACTCAATCGGGCCATGCCGCCCACGCCGCTGGATGGCAAGCCGCTGCCGCTGAATGCCGAGAGCGATCGGCGAGCGTACTTTGTCGATTGGCTCACCGCCAAAGACAATCCGTATTTTGCCAAGGCGATCGTCAACCGCGTTTGGCGGGCGATGATGGGGCGCGGTTTGGTCGAGGCCGAGGACGATCTCCGGGAAACCAACCCGCCTAGCAACCCAGCGCTGTTTCAGGCGTTGAGTGCCGATTTCGTCGCGTCGCAATTCGATGTCAAGCAGTTGATTCGCACCATCGCCAACTCAGCGGCGTATCAGCGCAGTTCGATTCCGCTGCCTGGAAATGCCGCCGATGATCGCTTCTATTCGCGGTACTTGGTGCGTCGGCTCTCGGCGGAAGTCACGCTCGATGCCTTCGCAGCGGTCACGAATGTGCCCACACCGTTTACCCATGTATACAACGGGGTTGAGAATCAACTCGCCGCCACGGGCAATTATCCGCTGGGATTGCGGGCGTTGCAGCTGCCCGATTCGCGGGTCGCATCGCCGTTCTTGGAAACCTTCGGGCGACCATTGCGGGAACAGACCTGCTCTTGCGAACGCGAAGCCGATTCCAGCGTTGGCCAGGCATTGCATTTGAACAACAATCAATCGCTGAATCAAAAATTGCGTGCCCCGAATTCCCGGCTGAATCGCTGGCTGGCCGACAATCGCCCACCTGCGGAGATCGTGCGGGAGTTATTCGCCTGGACGCTGCACCGGGCACCCACCGAGCGCGAACGCCGCGAATTCGAGGCCGAACTCACCGCCGCCACCACCCCACAAGCCCGCCGTGAGGCACTCGAAGACCTCACCTGGGCCATTCTGACGAGCAAGGAATTCTTGTTCAACCATTGA